A region of Anoplopoma fimbria isolate UVic2021 breed Golden Eagle Sablefish chromosome 24, Afim_UVic_2022, whole genome shotgun sequence DNA encodes the following proteins:
- the taf1 gene encoding transcription initiation factor TFIID subunit 1 isoform X1, translated as MSDSDSDEDQDRPFSLTGFLFGNINEDGQLEDDSVLDNESKKHLAGLGTLGLGSLITEITADDDEDDEDDSRETANVDADGWVKSTEDAVDYSDISEVAEDETKKYRQAMGSLQPSRKTDDDDEDDYDADCEDIDTKLMPPPPPPSLPTAAKKEEPSSQSTTVGEEGDGIILPSIIAPSSTADKVDFSSSSDSESETDRPCQGLGSGGPPDSLTLPLAGIMQKDAAKALPGVTELFPEFRPGRVLRFLRLFGPGKNMPSVWRSARRKKKRKHRDPQPGTPPPEGEPTEQSQEKKSGWLYEYAPPPPPEQCLSDDEITMMAPVESKFSQTCGDGDKEAETRPKVAEWRYGPAQLWYDMLGVSEDGSNFNYGFRLKEEQSSKPQQQDMPEEITHRAHEFLRRGGDDNADSDDGDKERSALENELFLMVTQLKWEDDIIWNGEDVKHKGTKTQRASLAGWLPSSMTRNANAYNAQQGLSRSNSQLVPPTPPPMPKVSSISGSKREKNSHDNQSFQEDDSPWFSIFPIDSEELVYGRWEDNIIWDDQEMDRLLAPPVLTLDPNDENIILEIPNEKEEMTSHSPSKENKKETAIKKSRILLGKTGVIKDEPQQNMSQPEVKDPWNLSNDEFYYPKQQGLRGTFGGNIIQHSIPALELRQPFFPTHMGPMKLRQFHRSTLKKYSFGSLAQPGPHAVQPLLKHIKKKAKMREQERQASGGGDMFFMRTPQDLTGKDGDLILAEYSEENPPLIMQVGLATKIKNYYKRKPGKDPGAPDCKYGETVYCHTSPFLGSLHPGQLLPAFENNLFRAPIYLHKMPETDFLVLRTRHGYYIREIVDIFVVGQECPLFEVPGPNSKRANTHIRDFLQVFIYRLFWKSKDRPRRIRMEDIKKAFPSHSESSIRKRLKLCADFKRTGMDSNWWVLKPDFRLPTEEEIRAMVSPEQCCAYYSMLVAEQRLKDAGYGEKSFFAPEEENEEDFQMKIDDEVRTAPWNTTRAFISAMKGKCLLEVTGVADPTGCGEGFSYVKVPNKPTQQKDDKEPQPAKKTVTGTDADLRRLSLKNAKQLLRKFGVPEEEIKKLSRWEVIDVVRTMSTEQARSGEGPMSKFARGSRFSVAEHQERYKEECQRIFDLQNKVLESTEVLSTDTDSSSAEDSDFEEMGKNIENMLQNKKTSSQLSREREEQERKELHRMLMGEDSDRDHKGRKERRKGLSSSLSTGSHKDDDTSSVTSLNSAATGRRLKIYRTFRDEDGKEYVRCETVRKASVIDAYTRIRTTKDEEFIRKFALFDEQHREEMRKERRRIQEQLRRLKRNQEKDKIKGPPEKKAKKVKERPDLKVKLKCGACGAIGHMRTNKFCPLYYQTNAPPSNPVAMTEEQEEELEKTVIHNDNEELIKVEGTKIVLGKQLIESADEVRRKSLVLKFPKQQLPPKKKRRVGNAVHCDYLSKPHKAIHRRRTDPMVTLSSVLESVINDMRDHPNTYPFHTPVNAKVVKDYYKIITRPMDLQTLRENVRKRIYPSRDEFREAVEVIVKNSATYNGAKHPITQVAQSMLDLCDAKLKEKEDRLVRLEKAINPLLDDDDQVAFSFILDNIVTQKMMVVPDSWPFHHPVNKKFVPDYYKVIVCPMDLENIRKNISKHKYQNRDSFLSDVSLVHANSIKYNGAESPYTKTALDIVNVCKQTLAEYDEHLTQLEKDISTAKEAALDAADFESLDPMTPGPYTPQGRHGRRPGEEESDVDIEGFEEDEDGKPKTPAPAEDADGDLEDDDDEEDMLLPPRRGMHDEEEEEEDGISNRPAQASVLYQDLLMSDGEDDASEEEGDNPFSSIQLSESGSDSDRELDVRPAPPRRAQETARMGMEQEESMMSYEGEVPDEPHMEDSNVSYGSYEETGSQSQLQPIISMGNGEDYGISEEEEEDEEDEARRRGPAVLSKVQLSEDEESEEFRSIGGDSDMDSDN; from the exons ATGTCGGACTCGGACAGTGACGAGGATCAGGATCGCCCTTTCTCTCTGACTGGCTTCCTCTTTGGAAACATCAACGAAGATGGACAGCTGGAGGACGACAGTGTGCTGGACAAT GAGTCCAAAAAGCATTTGGCTGGTTTGGGTACACTTGGACTGGGCTCACTTATTACAGAGATCACTGccgatgatgatgaggatgatgaagatgatagCAGAGAGACTGCTAATGTGGACGCAGATG GTTGGGTTAAAAGTACCGAAGATGCAGTTGATTATTCTGACATCAGTGAGGTTGCTGAGGATGAGACAAAGAAGTACCGTCAGGCCATGGGGTCTTTGCAGCCCAGCAGGAAAACAG atgatgatgatgaagatgactaTGATGCTGACTGCGAGGATATTGATACCAAGCTTATGCCTCCTCCGCCACCCCCAAGTCTTCCTACAGCTGCTAAGAAAGAGGAACCTTCCTCTCAGAGCACAACTG TGGGGGAAGAGGGTGATGGCATCATCCTGCCCTCCATCATCGCGCCATCCTCTACGGCTGATAAGGTTGACTTCAGCAGCTCCTCAGACTCTGAGTCAGAAACTGACCGTCCCTGCCAGGGCTTGGGGTCTGGAGGCCCCCCGGACAGTCTCACCCTCCCTCTTGCTGGCATCATGCAGAAGGATGCTGCCAAAGCACTGCCAGGTGTTACAGAGCTCTTCCCAGAGTTCAGGCCTGGAAGG GTGCTTAGATTCTTGCGGCTATTCGGTCCTGGTAAGAACATGCCATCAGTTTGGAGGAGTGCCCGCAGGAAGAAGAAGCGGAAGCACCGCGACCCTCAGCCCGGGACACCTCCTCCAGAAGGAGAGCCAACAGAGCAAAGCCAGGAGAAGAAGTCTGGATGGCTGTATGAGTAtgcaccacctcctcccccaGAGCAGTGTCTCTCTGATGATGAG ATAACTATGATGGCTCCAGTAGAATCCAAGTTCTCACAAACTTGTGGCGACGGGGACAAGGAGGCAGAGACTCGACCTAAAGTAGCAGAATGGAGATATGGTCCAGCCCAGCTCTGGTACGACATGCTAGGCGTCTCTGAGGATGGAAGCAACTTCAACTACGGCTTCAGGCTGAAAGAAGAGCAGAGCAGTAAGCCTCAGCAGCAGGACATGCCTGAAGAAATAACACATCGTGCTCATGAG TTTCTGAGGCGGGGCGGCGACGACAATGCTGACAGTGATGATGGAGATAAGGAACGATCAGCCCTCGAGAATGAGCTCTTCCTGATGGTCACGCAGCTGAAATGGGAGGACGATATTATCTGGAATGGGGAGGACGTAAAACACAAGGGCACAAAGACTCAGCGGGCCAGCCTGGCAGGATGGCTGCCCTCTAGCATGACCCGCAATGCCAATGCTTACAATGCACAGCAGG gtcTTTCAAGAAGTAATTCTCAGTTGGTGCCACCTACGCCTCCACCAATGCCCAAAGTTTCGTCAATATCTGGCTCTAAGcgggaaaaaaacagccatgATAATCAAT CCTTTCAAGAAGATGACTCTCCCTGGTTCTCCATTTTCCCAATTGACAGCGAGGAGTTAGTGTATGGACGCTGGGAAGATAACATTATCTGGGACGACCAGGAGATGGATCGCTTGCTCGCTCCACCGGTTCTCACACTGGATCCCAATGATGAAAATATCATTCTAG AAATCCCGAATGAAAAGGAGGAGATGACTTCCCACTCCCCGTCAAAAGAGAATAAGAAGGAAACTGCAATCAAAAAGAGCCGCATCCTGCTGGGGAAGACTGGGGTGATAAAAGATGAGCCACAGCAG AACATGTCGCAGCCTGAAGTGAAGGACCCGTGGAACCTCTCCAATGATGAGTTCTACTATCCTAAACAGCAGGGCCTGAGGGGGACGTTCGGTGGCAACATCATTCAG CACTCCATCCCGGCCCTGGAGCTGAGGCAGCCCTTCTTTCCCACTCACATGGGTCCCATGAAATTGCGGCAGTTTCATCGATCGACTCTGAAGAAGTACTCATTCGGGTCTTTAGCTCAGCCGGGTCCCCATGCTGTCCAGCCGCTGCTCAAACACATTAAGAAGAAGGCCAAG ATGCGAGAGCAGGAGCGGCAGGcgtcaggaggaggagacatgttCTTCATGCGAACCCCACAGGACTTGACGGGTAAAGATGGAGATCTGATCCTGGCAGAGTACAGTGAAGAAAACCCCCCTCTCATCATGCAAGTTGGCTTGGCCACTAAGATCAAAAACTACTACAAAAGG AAACCTGGAAAGGATCCTGGAGCCCCCGACTGTAAATATGGAGAGACCGTATACTGCCACACATCCCCTTTCCTGGGTTCTCTTCATCCTGGACAGCTGCTCCCG GCATTTGAAAACAACCTCTTCCGTGCTCCAATCTATCTGCACAAGATGCCAGAGACTGATTTCTTGGTTCTACGAACTCGACACGGCTACTACATTAGAGAGATCGTGGACATATTTGTTGTTGGTCAGGAGTGCCCCTTATTCGAGGTTCCAGGGCCCAACTCCAAACGAGCCAATACTCACATCAGAGACTTCCTACAG GTGTTCATTTACCGCTTGTTCTGGAAGAGCAAGGACCGGCCCCGGAGGATCCGCATGGAGGATATAAAGAAAGCATTTCCCTCACACTCTGAGAGCAGCATCAGGAAACGACTAAAACTCTGTGCTGACTTCAAGCGTACAG GTATGGACTCTAACTGGTGGGTTCTGAAGCCTGACTTCAGGTTGCCAACAGAGGAGGAGATCAGGGCCATGGTGTCTCCGGAGCAGTGCTGCGCTTACTATAGCATGCTGGTGGCAGAGCAGAGACTCAAG GATGCTGGATATGGTGAGAAGTCCTTCTTTGCTccagaggaggagaatgaagagGACTTTCAAATGAAGATTGACGATGAG GTGCGGACAGCTCCTTGGAACACAACAAGAGCCTTCATTTCTGCCATGAAGGGGAAATGCCTGTTGGAGGTTACAGGCGTGGCTGATCCTACAGGCTGTGGAGAGGGTTTCTCCTACGTCAAAGTGCCCAACAAGCCCACTCAACAGAAG gatGACAAAGAGCCACAGCCTGCCAAGAAGACAGTGACGGGGACGGACGCTGACCTGAGGAGGCTCTCACTGAAAAATGCCAAGCAGCTGCTGCGCAAGTTTGGTGTTCCAGAGGAAGAG ATCAAGAAGCTCTCACGATGGGAGGTGATTGACGTGGTTAGAACCATGTCCACGGAGCAGGCGCGTTCAGGCGAGGGACCCATGAGCAAGTTTGCCAGAGGCTCTCGTTTCTCCGTTGCGGAACACCAGGAGCGCTACAAGGAAGAGTGCCAGAGGATATTTGACCTGCAGAACAA AGTCTTAGAGTCGACAGAGGTGCTCTCCACGGACACAGACAGCAGCTCGGCGGAGGACAGTGACTTTGAGGAGATGGGGAAGAACATTGAGAACATGCTGCAGAACAAGAAGACCAGCTCGCAGCTCTCCCgagagagggaggagcaggagaggaaagagCTGCACCGGATGCTGATGGGCGAGGACAGTGATCGGGACCATAAGGGACGCAAGGAGCGGCGCAAAGGCTTGT CCAGCTCCCTATCCACCGGCTCCCACAAGGACGATGACACGTCCTCCGTCACCAGCCTAAACTCAGCGGCCACAGGGCGGCGCCTCAAGATCTATCGCACCTTCAGGGATGAGGACGGCAAGGAATATGTCCGATGCGAGACAGTACGCAAGGCTTCCGTCATCGACGCCTACACAAGGATCCGAACCACCAAGGATGAAGAATTCAT ACGAAAGTTTGCCCTCTTCGATGAGCAGCACAGAGAAGAGATGAGGAAGGAGCGCCGGCGTATTCAGGAGCAGCTGAGGAGGCTAAAGAGAAACCAAGAGAAAGACAAGATCAAGGGACCCCCAGAGAAGAAGGCCAAGAAGGTGAAGGAGAGACCAGACCTCAAGGTGAAA TTAAAGTGCGGAGCGTGTGGAGCCATTGGACACATGAGAACCAACAAGTTCTGCCCGCTGTACTATCAGACCAACGCCCCACCTTCTAACCCAGTTGCTAtgacagaggagcaggaggaggagctggagaagaccGTCATCCACAACGACAACGAGGAACTGATCAAGGTGGAGGGCACCAAGATCGTGCTGGGCAAACAGCTCATTGAGAG TGCTGATGAGGTCCGCAGAAAATCTTTAGTGCTCAAGTTCCCCAAGCAACAGCTGccaccaaagaagaagagacgCGTGGGCAACGCGGTGCACTGCGACTACCTCAGC AAACCACACAAGGCCATCCACCGCAGGCGCACTGACCCCATGGTGACCTTGTCCTCCGTGCTGGAGAGCGTCATCAATGACATGCGGGATCACCCCAAC ACATATCCATTCCACACTCCAGTGAATGCCAAGGTTGTGAAGGACTACTATAAGATCATCACACGGCCCATGGACCTGCAGACGCTGAGGGAGAACGTACGTAAGCGAATATACCCATCAAGGGACGAGTTCCGTGAAGCAGTGGAAGTTATCGTCAAGAACAGCGCCACCTACAATG GGGCAAAACATCCAATAACACAGGTAGCACAGTCCATGCTGGACCTGTGCGATGCTAAACTGAAAGAG aaggaAGACAGGCTGGTGAGGCTGGAGAAAGCCATCAACCCGTTgctggatgatgatgatcagGTGGCCTTCTCCTTCATCCTCGACAACATTGTGACCCAGAAAATGATGGTAGTTCCCGAT TCATGGCCGTTTCACCATCCTGTCAACAAAAAGTTTGTGCCCGATTATTACAAGGTGATTGTATGCCCCATGGATCTGGAGAACATCCGCAAG aacaTCTCCAAACACAAATACCAGAACCGAGATTCGTTCCTGTCAGACGTCAGTCTCGTCCATGCCAACAGTATCAAGTACAATG GCGCAGAAAGTCCTTACACCAAGACGGCCCTGGATATTGTCAATGTGTGCAAGCAAACCTTGGCAGAG TATGATGAGCACTTGACCCAGTTGGAGAAGGACATCTCTACTGCTAAAGAAGCGGCTCTAGATGCAGCAGACTTTGAGAGTCTGGACCCGATGACTCCTGGGCCATACACACCACAG GGTCGCCACGGCAGAAGACCCGGGGAGGAAGAGTCAGATGTGGACATTGAAGGCtttgaggaggatgaggatgggaAACCCAAAACTCCTGCTCCT GCAGAGGATGCAGACGGAGACCTAGAGGACGACGATGATGAAGAGGACATGTTGCTGCCACCTCGCAGAGGGATGcacgacgaggaggaggaggaagaggatggaaTATCTAACCGCCCAGCCCAAGCCAGCGTGCTGTACCAGGACCTGCTCATGTCTGACGGAGAGGACGACGCCAGCGAAGAGGAGGGCGACAACCCGTTCTCCT CCATACAACTTTCGGAGAGTGGAAGCGACTCTGACAGAGAATTGGACGTACGACCTGCACCTCCACGGAGAGCGCAAGAGACGGCCCGCATGGGCATGGAGCAGGAAGAGAGCATGATGTCATATGAGGGGGAAGTGCCCGATGAGCCTCACATGGAAGACAGCAACGTCAG TTACGGCAGCTATGAGGAGACAGGGAGTCAGAGTCAGTTGCAGCCCATCATTAGCATGGGAAACGGAGAAGACTACGGCATCAgcgaagaagaggaagaagatgaggaagatgaagcgCGGAGGAGAGGCCCAGCTGTTCTCTCCAAGGTCCAGCTCAGCGAAGACGAGGAGAGCGAAGAATTTAGATCTATAGGGGGAGACAGCGACATGGACTCTGACAACTAG